The genomic window tCAGTTCCTCATGGCCTCAACCAATTTTATTACAAACGAGATAACTCAAGGCCGTTATATCTTCGTGGTGAAACGGTATGAAGAGTAGGAGATGCTGGTGTTGGTCCAACTATGGTGGATCAGCTCCGCCCTGGACTCCTCCCTGGCGGCGCCAAGCGCGACGTGCAACGGGTAGAAATGGTGCGGCGAAGGGTGCGCCACCTCAGCCTGGGGCGCTTTCTCCTTGTATCGCTTCACGTCCTCGTACCTGGCCATGCCAATGACGAATGAAAACGTAGAAACAAAAATCAACACGACCACGACGATGATCGAGTTTCCAATCAAGTTTGTCACCGGCTCATAGCCATGGTCGATATTTACCTCCCGTCTATGAGCGAATCCTTGAGCCAGGTGTCGAAGTCGGAGGCCcactgcggcggcggcgcgtcgtgaGGCCCCATCTTGGCGAGGTTGTGCGTGGCGGTGCCGGAGCCGATGATGAGCACGCCGTCGTCCCGGAGCGGAGCCAGCGCCCTGCCGACGTCGTAGTGGTACGTGGCGTCCCTCTCCGTCTGCACGGAGAGCTGGCACACCGGGATGTCGGCGTCGGGGTACATGAGCATCAGCGGCACCCAGGCGCCGTGGTCCAGCCCGCGGCCGTGCTCCTCGCTCACCGGCCCGAACCCCGCGTCCTCCAGGAGCTTCTTGGTCCTCTCGGCCAGGTCAGGCGCGCCGGGCGC from Triticum aestivum cultivar Chinese Spring chromosome 3B, IWGSC CS RefSeq v2.1, whole genome shotgun sequence includes these protein-coding regions:
- the LOC123066028 gene encoding extradiol ring-cleavage dioxygenase yields the protein MDEAEFVEPSANQTPAPEVAMDTFFLSHGAPTLCIDETIPARSFFQSWLPAAIAGTQAPRAILAVSAHWETDAPAVNVVRGTNDTIHDFHGFPEQMYKLTYPAPGAPDLAERTKKLLEDAGFGPVSEEHGRGLDHGAWVPLMLMYPDADIPVCQLSVQTERDATYHYDVGRALAPLRDDGVLIIGSGTATHNLAKMGPHDAPPPQWASDFDTWLKDSLIDGRYEDVKRYKEKAPQAEVAHPSPHHFYPLHVALGAAREESRAELIHHSWTNTSISYSSYRFTTKI